The sequence below is a genomic window from Ipomoea triloba cultivar NCNSP0323 chromosome 2, ASM357664v1.
TGCAATCGCCTTAACCTGCCAGCAAGCGCAGTATGCTACTCTGATAAAGTATGGATTTTGGGATGGTGAAATAGCAGGACTTGTGGCAGAAGAAATTACAGGAACTTTCACTTTCTTCCCTATGTCTGTTATGAAATCTGCTTGTGTTGATGCCTGAGGGCCTAAGATTGCTTGCACTTCAACATTTTTCAGCAGGTCTATGGCTGCAAAGTTGCAACATAAAACATGACAACATATGCAAACAAGGATTAATCCTGAACATAGTAAACATTAATCATCTCATCTCCAAAACATCAAACAGGTTACCTGCAGATGCTGCATCAACATCATCAGAGATGGAGGCTCTGAAATGAGGAACAATCCGGGCACTGTGATTTCGATTCGCGTAGAAATCTGACAGTGCTAGTGACATGCATGCTTGTCTCATCCTCCCAGATACTGGGTCGGAGTCAAGAATCACGCCAACATCAACCTTTATAGCACTGGCATTTTCGCCCCCTACTGGGGCCATGGAAATGGCAATGAAGATTGTTCCAAGCATTAACAGAAGAAGGATTAATTTTGGAGGCTCCATTTGTGAAAGCTATGAACTTTGTAGCATGTTGTTTGTATGTATTATAGACTATATAGAAATTCATCATAAATGTTTTGGTTCCAGAAATTTGAGACCACAAGATGAAGTATATTAGTCTTTGTGTTTACTGGGACGTATGACACGCACCACAAATTGCTTTGAGAGTTGAGAAGATTGACTTGACAGAGTCAGTTGCAGAAGGAATGAATACTTTTCAAGGAATGAATGCTGccataatcaagaattcaagtcaTATATGGTCTTAGActtgaaataaatattttttttttagtgaagtATGATTTTTGCACTTGAAGGGATTTTTGTATATGAAAGTTACGTTTTCTTGGTTGAGCTCGTTGCACACGATTTTTTTAGTGCGATTTGCCTAACTAAGCTATTACACAGGAGCAGGAATTGCGGAATTTCTGGTCCATTATAtattttgacattttatttatttacgtCCTCTTGGTTGAATTCGTTGCACACAATTTTTCTGCTGTGATTTACCTAACTAAACTATTACACATGAGCATCAATTACATGATTTTTGGTCCATTATAtattttgacattttatttatttatgtccTCTTAGTTGAGCTCGTTGTACACAATTTTTTAGCGCAATTTACCTAAGCTATTACACCAGAACAGGAATTACGAGATTTTTGTTCCATTATAtattttgacattttatttatttacgtCCTTTGGTTGAGGCCGTTGCACACAATTTTTTTAGTGCGATTTACCTAACTAAGCTATTACAAATGAGCATGAGCTCAGTGAATCGTTCAAGGAAAggtaaattatgaaaaattagaatgAACAATGGTCCCAATGAAACTGTAAATAAATGATGGGATTATGTAAAAAGGTATAGGTGCTTTTgtgttatattttgaaaaatgagagGCCTATACATGAGTTCCATAAACTTGAGGGGTCATAGTGAAAATATTCATAGATTCTAATGGTCAAGTCAACTACGAGTAGAATAACTTCCCAGCTTCTCCAAAATATTGTCCTTATgccaatattaaaaaaaatgttgtcttCTCTGCTTTAATTACTTACTTATAAgtctttctttttaaatttttttttaccttacaAGATAAGACTAAACTAATCCGGTTAAGTACTGGTCGGGGCAAGTCTCCCAAGGGCATTCTTCTAGTTTGAATGAAGTGTATAAGAAATCAAGAAGACAAAGAAATACTATTCTTTAGCTGAGAACAGAACTCTTCAGAGAATGCATGCAGTTGAACATTTACCAGTTCAACTGAAAAAGAGAAGACATGGAAGTATCTGCAGAGAGGAATAGTCTCATATAAATATGTCTCATTATTAGCTGATATCAACAAGTCCAAACttccaaaagaaaaggaaatgaaactgttCTTGGCCCTCATATTTTGCTTCCATTTCCTGCATTATCCACTCTCCTGCACTGCTAAAAGGGAGCTCCAAGTTGGGGTGATTCTTGATTCAGATTCATTGATAGGAGGAATAGGGAGCAGATTCCTGTCAATTGCACTTTCTGATTTCTACTCACTTCATTCCAACTACTCCACCAGGCTGGCTCTCCATTTTAGAGACTCAAAGGAACAGATTCTCAACGCCGCGTCTTCTGGTACTAGCTGTTTCCTTGTCTTGTTTTTCTGCAAACTTTCAGaatcttttatatatgtttatgttcATTCATGGATATGCTCTCAGTGTACATGAAGATACTTGTGAGTAGTGAATTAAGATTGTTATAAATCCCATGATCCACTTGTATCTGAAATGATTGGTTCTGATAAAATGGCTTTTCTGTAAGTTCCAAATGATGCAGATATGAGATACTCCTATCTGTTTCATTTTTCTTAAGTATTTATGACCACTATGATCATGGTTTTTGGTTTTGGCATATGAAAACAGGTCTGGAGTTGCTGAAAGATGTGAAGGTTGATGCAATAATTGGGCCTCAAAAATCTGCACAGGCAAACTTTGTGATGGATCTTGGAGACATAGCGAAAGTGCCAGTGATCTCTTTCTCTGCAACCAGTCCCTCCCTTCGCCCACGCTCCCCTTACTTCGTTCAAACAGGCCTAAGTGATGATGCTCAGGCGGGTCCCATTGCAGCCATAGTGGAATCCTTCAAGTGGAGTCAAGTTGTTCTTATATTTGAGGACTCTGAGTTTGGCCATGGCATTGTTCCTTCCTTGTCTAATGCATTCCAAGAAATGAATGTTCGCGTCTCCTACAAGAGCCAGATTCCTGTCTCGGCTTCATCTGATTTTTTGCTCAAAGAACTGTACAAGATGATGACTTTGCAGACAAGGGTGTTTGTGGTGCAAACGAGCAGTAATCTTGGGGCCAGGCTGTTTAGGAAAGCAAAGGAAATCGGGATGATGAATCAGGGATATGCTTGGATTATTACACAAACACTGATGGATGTAATGAATTTGATGGACTCGAACGTTGTAGAAACAATGCAAGGGGTCTTGGGGGTAAAGCCTTTGATTCCTAGGACTAAAAGACTTCACTCATTTGAAAAGAGGTTGAGAAGCAAATTCCTCAAAGATAAGGCTAAAACACTTGATCATCCAGGCTTTAGACAGACTGATTTGAGTGTTTTCGGGCTGTGGGCGTATGACACTTTATGGGCATTAGCTGAGGCTGCAGAGAAAGTAGGAAGAGGAAGAGAGGGTAAAGAAGTTCTAGACAAGAGAATTGGAGACAGTTCATCAGATCCGTTCGCTGTTGGAGTCTCAGAATCAGGTCCCAAGCTTCTGCAAGCAATATTGGGCACAAGATTTGAAGGGATTTCTGGGAAGTTTGAGCTTGCTGATGGAAAGAGAGAAGCTTCGTCGTTTCAAATACTTAATGTGGTTGGAAATGGGGAGAGAGAGGTGGGAATCTGGACACCTTTACAAGGAATCAATTTGACAATGAATGGCACTGACTTTTATTCTTCATCAAGAGAAATCTTCAAGAGTACTGTCATATGGCCAGGAGGGTCAAGTGCTGTTCCCAGAGGATGGGAAGTCCCAGTTGCAGGCAAGAAGCTAAGAATTGGAGTGCCGGTGAAGTCTGGTTTTACAGACTTTGTGAGAGTGGAAAGGGACAAGGAACTCAACAAAACCCAAGTTAGCGGATACTACATTGATGTCTTCAATTCTGTCATGTCATCGTTGCAATATGCTGTTCGCTATGAGTTCGTTCCCTTTGAGAAACCCGATGGCTCAAGTGCAGGAACATACAATGATCTAGTATACCAAGTATTCCTTCAGGTAAACTTCACCATATCCCTTTACTATCATAACCAAATTTTTGTATTTCATTTTCACCAGTTTCTGATGATTAGTCTTATGTTGTGTTTTCAGAAGTTCGATGCTGCAGTTGGGGATGTATCGATCACAGCCAACCGTTCAAAGTATGCAGACTTCACAATGCCCTTTGCAGAAGGAGGGGTGTTGGGAATAGTCCCAATAGCGTACGAGGATGTGGACAACATATGGACCTTTTTGAAGCCCCTAACCAAAAAACTTTGGCTAACCAGCATAGTGTTCTTCATTGTCACTGGCATGGCTGTCTGGATTCTTGAACATAGAGTTAGCTCTGCCTTCCGAGGTCCTCCTTCTCAACACGTTGGCATGATCCTCTACTTCCCATTCTCGACGCTAGTTTTTGCACATAGTAAGTACTCTTTCTTCTTTCCATTTCTCGAAACCTTGCTTCTTTCATACCAACTCAACCACTCCTGTTGCAGGAGAGAGAATCATGAGTAATTTGGCCCGGCTTGTTGTGGTGGTTTGGATGTTCGTCGTGCTCATTCTGAACTCAACTTACACAGCCAGCTTGTCGTCGAGATTAACAGTACAACGCCTTAAACCAGCAATCAAAGATGTGAACCAGCTGATAAAAAATGGGGACTTTGTTGGCTGTCCAGAAGGCTCCTTCATTACAGACCTCTTGAAGGAAAAGGGATTTGAAGAATCCAAGATCAAGACTTATAAATCCCCAGAGGATATCAATAATGCATTGTCTAATGGAAGTAGCAACGGTGGGATATCAGCATATTTTGATGGAGCTCCTTATACCAAGCTCTTCCTATCCAAATACTGTGGCAAATACACCATTGGACCGACTTACAGAACCGATGGATTTGCTTTTGTAAGCATTTTCTCATATGCTTTGTCAGTGTCACTATCACTACTTCTTGCCAAGTGCATAGTTTCTGATTCTTCCTTTGTCTgtgactgaaaaaaaaaatcaggttTTCCCTAGAGGGTCTCCACTAGTTGCAGACGTATCACGGGCAGTGATTCAGCTGACAGAAAATGGAAGGATTTTGGAGATTGGGAATCAAGGGCTCAGAAATGAAGCAACATGTACAGGGCCAGACAACACACAGCTGGGATCAACAAGtgtgaaattacagtgtttcaAAGGGCTTTTTGCCATTACTGGGGGCATAACAGGCTCCTGCCTCCTAGTTTTCATAGTCAGCTATGTCTACCAGAACAGAACATGTCTGCAGAcaatcttggattctaaaactACTGTCTGGTCAAAATTTGTAGCAATATGCAGACATTTTGATCAAAGAGAC
It includes:
- the LOC116009831 gene encoding glutamate receptor 2.8-like; amino-acid sequence: MKLFLALIFCFHFLHYPLSCTAKRELQVGVILDSDSLIGGIGSRFLSIALSDFYSLHSNYSTRLALHFRDSKEQILNAASSGLELLKDVKVDAIIGPQKSAQANFVMDLGDIAKVPVISFSATSPSLRPRSPYFVQTGLSDDAQAGPIAAIVESFKWSQVVLIFEDSEFGHGIVPSLSNAFQEMNVRVSYKSQIPVSASSDFLLKELYKMMTLQTRVFVVQTSSNLGARLFRKAKEIGMMNQGYAWIITQTLMDVMNLMDSNVVETMQGVLGVKPLIPRTKRLHSFEKRLRSKFLKDKAKTLDHPGFRQTDLSVFGLWAYDTLWALAEAAEKVGRGREGKEVLDKRIGDSSSDPFAVGVSESGPKLLQAILGTRFEGISGKFELADGKREASSFQILNVVGNGEREVGIWTPLQGINLTMNGTDFYSSSREIFKSTVIWPGGSSAVPRGWEVPVAGKKLRIGVPVKSGFTDFVRVERDKELNKTQVSGYYIDVFNSVMSSLQYAVRYEFVPFEKPDGSSAGTYNDLVYQVFLQKFDAAVGDVSITANRSKYADFTMPFAEGGVLGIVPIAYEDVDNIWTFLKPLTKKLWLTSIVFFIVTGMAVWILEHRVSSAFRGPPSQHVGMILYFPFSTLVFAHRERIMSNLARLVVVVWMFVVLILNSTYTASLSSRLTVQRLKPAIKDVNQLIKNGDFVGCPEGSFITDLLKEKGFEESKIKTYKSPEDINNALSNGSSNGGISAYFDGAPYTKLFLSKYCGKYTIGPTYRTDGFAFVFPRGSPLVADVSRAVIQLTENGRILEIGNQGLRNEATCTGPDNTQLGSTSVKLQCFKGLFAITGGITGSCLLVFIVSYVYQNRTCLQTILDSKTTVWSKFVAICRHFDQRDTSADPKEKIPDAEAGEVGFSSHISEVPDLSRISSHSSAVVPLNIEEQNHANVSKGLNLGLAARHPSV